The bacterium genome contains the following window.
GACCCACAAGAGGGTGAGATACTTCTTGATGGAATGAACCTCAAGGATATTTCTATCTTCTCCCTAAAAAAATCTGTCCTCTTAACCCTTCAAAATGACTATGTCTTTAATGGAACAATCTGGGAGAATATTACTTACGGAGTAGAATCAGTTGAGGAAAAGAAGGTTTTAAAAGCAGTAGAGAAGTCAGGTCTTGATTTTATTGACAGATTTCCTCAAGGATACCATACCAAGATTGGAGTGGATGGAATGAATATTTCGGGAGGAGAAGCACAAAGGATTGCTTTGGCAAGGGCATTCTTGCTTTCTCCAAAGGTCTTTATCTTAGATGAGCCAACTTCTTTTATTGATGCAAAGACGGAAGAAAAGATAAAGGAATCTTTACTTAAATTAAAAGAGGAAAGCACAATCATTATTATTGCCCATAGGCTTTCAACCGTGATGATAGCAGATAAGGTCGGAGTAATGGATATGGGAAAGATTGTAGAGATGGAAAATCCAAAGGAATTATTGGAAAAAGATAGCTTTTTTAGAAAGATGCATTCTTCGATCTTAAAATGAATTACTGTATATCAGCCATAATAGTTACAGCTTTTTCTTTCTTATTTCTTTATCTTTTGTGGGGATATAGTCCTTGGATTAAGAAGATAA
Protein-coding sequences here:
- a CDS encoding ATP-binding cassette domain-containing protein, which gives rise to MPPEGRFLIKNCSFGYEKQKILNNINLEILPKQIFALVGKSGVGKTTLCKLLVRFYDPQEGEILLDGMNLKDISIFSLKKSVLLTLQNDYVFNGTIWENITYGVESVEEKKVLKAVEKSGLDFIDRFPQGYHTKIGVDGMNISGGEAQRIALARAFLLSPKVFILDEPTSFIDAKTEEKIKESLLKLKEESTIIIIAHRLSTVMIADKVGVMDMGKIVEMENPKELLEKDSFFRKMHSSILK